In Deltaproteobacteria bacterium, one genomic interval encodes:
- a CDS encoding ABC transporter ATP-binding protein, whose amino-acid sequence MRILEGKGVTKFFGGLAAISKVDFHVDRGEIVGLIGPNGAGKTTLFNLISAAISVDSGEIGFKGKRISGLKSYQVCRTGVARTFQSVRVFPNLSVHQNVTLGAIFGTSSGRSPAEATQEALELLEFVGLSLPGTTLAKDLTLAQQKRLEVARALATKPELLLLDEVIAGLNPTETAEAMELVTRVRQRGVTIMMIEHVMKAIMSICDRIIVLHHGVKIAEGTPKEIVTNRTVIEVYLGE is encoded by the coding sequence ATGCGAATCCTTGAAGGAAAGGGAGTAACCAAGTTTTTTGGGGGGTTGGCCGCCATATCGAAGGTCGACTTTCATGTCGACCGGGGCGAAATCGTTGGGCTGATCGGTCCCAACGGGGCCGGCAAGACCACGCTGTTCAACCTGATATCGGCTGCAATCTCCGTGGATTCAGGGGAAATAGGGTTTAAGGGCAAGAGGATCAGCGGCTTGAAATCCTATCAGGTCTGCAGGACCGGTGTGGCCAGGACTTTTCAGTCGGTAAGGGTCTTCCCAAACCTGTCGGTCCACCAAAACGTGACCCTGGGTGCGATCTTCGGCACATCGAGCGGCAGGTCTCCTGCGGAGGCGACCCAAGAAGCCCTGGAGCTTCTGGAGTTCGTGGGGCTGTCGCTGCCGGGGACAACGCTGGCCAAAGACCTCACCCTGGCCCAACAAAAGAGGTTGGAAGTGGCCAGGGCCTTGGCTACCAAGCCGGAGCTGTTGTTGCTCGATGAGGTGATCGCCGGTCTCAATCCCACCGAGACCGCTGAGGCCATGGAGCTGGTCACCAGAGTCCGGCAGAGAGGGGTCACGATCATGATGATCGAGCACGTCATGAAGGCGATCATGAGCATCTGTGACCGAATCATTGTGCTCCATCATGGTGTGAAGATCGCCGAGGGGACACCCAAGGAGATCGTCACCAATAGAACGGTGATCGAAGTATATCTGGGGGAATAA